In one Mucilaginibacter ginsenosidivorax genomic region, the following are encoded:
- a CDS encoding SDR family NAD(P)-dependent oxidoreductase: MNTSKVWYVTGASQGLGLTLVKKLLDRGYRVAASSRDARALNQAVGLVDSERFLALAVDLNNPDCIDESIQQTLAAFGRIDVVVNNAGYGMAGTVEEIAEQEIRNIFSVNVLATINVVRAVLPVMRSQKSGYIINIGSVAGLVGAPGWSVYSATKAAVAAFSEVIALDVKEFGIKVTVAEPSGFRTGFLTKNSLALTTSKIEGYEAVRNAQDRYLSMNGQQAGDPGRAAEIFIELAESPEPPIHLFLGNDAYNRASEKLAAMSAELEQWKSTTIAADFE, translated from the coding sequence ATGAACACTTCAAAAGTATGGTATGTAACCGGGGCCTCCCAGGGATTGGGGTTAACCTTGGTAAAAAAGCTGCTTGATCGCGGCTACCGCGTTGCCGCAAGTTCGCGCGATGCCAGGGCATTAAACCAGGCCGTTGGGTTGGTAGACAGCGAGCGTTTTCTTGCACTGGCTGTCGATTTGAATAACCCGGATTGTATTGATGAATCTATACAGCAAACACTGGCAGCATTCGGGCGGATTGATGTAGTAGTTAACAATGCCGGCTACGGAATGGCAGGAACAGTGGAAGAAATAGCCGAACAGGAGATCCGTAATATTTTTAGTGTTAACGTGCTGGCAACCATAAATGTGGTGCGGGCGGTACTGCCGGTAATGCGTAGTCAAAAATCAGGCTACATTATAAACATTGGTTCGGTGGCTGGTCTTGTGGGTGCTCCTGGCTGGTCGGTTTATTCGGCTACCAAAGCTGCTGTGGCTGCTTTTTCGGAAGTAATTGCGTTGGATGTAAAAGAATTTGGAATTAAGGTTACTGTGGCCGAGCCTTCGGGTTTCCGTACAGGCTTTTTAACCAAAAACTCACTTGCCCTTACTACCAGCAAAATTGAAGGTTATGAAGCCGTAAGAAACGCCCAGGATCGTTACCTATCCATGAACGGGCAGCAGGCCGGCGACCCCGGTCGCGCCGCAGAGATATTTATTGAACTGGCCGAAAGTCCCGAGCCACCAATACATCTGTTTCTGGGAAATGATGCCTATAACCGGGCCTCAGAAAAGCTTGCCGCCATGTCTGCAGAATTGGAACAATGGAAATCAACAACCATTGCAGCAGATTTTGAATAA
- a CDS encoding NAD(P)H-dependent flavin oxidoreductase, translated as MWYQTKASQILGIQYPILQGPFGGNLSSVELVTTVSNAGGLGGYGAYTLSPQEIVEVDKQIKAATNKPYNINLWVSDTDAVDGTVSDEQFKQSQTLFKPYFDELGIPLPQKPAVFTSRFENQVEVILHQRPPVFSFMFGIPSADILEQCRRLGIVTVGAATTLDEAIVLESAGVDLIIASGFEAGGHRPSFLASAESSTIGTFVLLQLIKEKVKTPVIAAGGIANGKGVAAALALGADAVQIGTAFLATDESNATAVHRQMLFSDAAKYTTLSRAFTGRLGRGITSRIAKELVHKENGFLPFPLQTQFMSHLRKAAIDQEKWDMILFWGGQIAPVLKHTKAAELMGAVIEETTAYFDHLKA; from the coding sequence ATGTGGTATCAAACAAAAGCATCTCAAATACTGGGCATTCAGTATCCTATCCTGCAAGGGCCGTTCGGTGGCAACTTGTCATCTGTTGAGCTGGTAACAACGGTATCTAACGCCGGAGGGCTTGGTGGTTATGGGGCTTATACGTTAAGCCCGCAGGAGATAGTTGAGGTAGATAAGCAGATTAAAGCAGCAACCAATAAGCCTTACAATATTAATTTATGGGTTTCGGATACAGATGCCGTGGATGGTACAGTATCGGACGAGCAGTTTAAACAGTCTCAAACTTTATTTAAACCTTATTTTGATGAGTTGGGAATTCCCCTGCCCCAAAAGCCTGCGGTGTTTACATCACGTTTTGAAAACCAGGTAGAGGTTATCCTGCACCAAAGACCGCCGGTATTCAGCTTTATGTTTGGCATCCCATCTGCCGATATCCTTGAACAATGCCGCCGGCTGGGCATTGTTACCGTAGGCGCGGCAACTACGCTTGACGAAGCCATAGTACTGGAATCAGCCGGGGTTGATTTGATTATCGCTTCGGGCTTTGAGGCCGGCGGACACCGGCCGTCATTCCTGGCATCGGCAGAATCATCTACCATAGGGACTTTTGTATTGCTTCAGCTGATTAAGGAAAAGGTAAAAACCCCGGTTATAGCGGCAGGTGGCATTGCCAACGGAAAAGGTGTTGCCGCGGCGTTAGCACTTGGCGCAGATGCCGTGCAAATTGGTACTGCCTTCCTGGCAACGGATGAGTCGAATGCTACAGCCGTTCACCGGCAAATGTTGTTTTCGGATGCGGCTAAGTACACCACGTTATCGCGGGCATTTACCGGTAGATTGGGCAGGGGCATAACCAGCCGCATTGCAAAAGAGCTGGTGCATAAGGAAAACGGCTTTCTTCCCTTCCCGCTGCAAACACAGTTTATGTCGCATTTACGGAAAGCTGCCATAGATCAGGAAAAATGGGATATGATCCTGTTCTGGGGCGGGCAGATAGCGCCGGTGCTGAAACATACAAAAGCCGCTGAACTGATGGGGGCTGTAATCGAAGAAACCACAGCATATTTTGACCATTTAAAAGCATAA
- a CDS encoding nuclear transport factor 2 family protein, translating to METNQQDSSAITQVLENYYFKGIYEGNINTLKPIYHPGTLLFGDVKGQPYAKTLDEYLDGVAHRQSPKDSGKPFKGTIISINVVNSIALAMVHVKMYDFNYDEFLSFHKIDNRWLIVNKMISDVAE from the coding sequence ATGGAAACTAATCAGCAAGATTCATCAGCCATCACCCAGGTGCTGGAAAATTACTACTTCAAGGGTATCTATGAAGGTAATATTAATACCCTGAAGCCGATTTACCATCCCGGCACTTTATTGTTCGGCGATGTTAAAGGTCAGCCATATGCCAAAACGCTCGATGAGTACCTTGATGGTGTTGCTCACCGCCAAAGCCCCAAAGATTCTGGCAAGCCTTTTAAGGGGACAATTATTTCTATCAATGTAGTTAACTCTATAGCCTTAGCCATGGTACACGTAAAAATGTACGATTTTAATTATGATGAGTTCCTGTCGTTTCATAAAATAGATAACCGCTGGCTGATCGTTAATAAAATGATTAGCGATGTGGCGGAATAA
- a CDS encoding SDR family NAD(P)-dependent oxidoreductase, protein MKKQTIIVTGASSGIGKEIARHFLAKGDNVIINSSTATKLEQVYQELGGGENLAMVAGDVSDKRTGEQLLATAIERFGSADVLVNNAGIFETKPFLEVDEAYLDRFLNTNLKGTYFTTQAIIPQMREQHDGVVINIGTPLVNHSLGGVPITAQMASKGAIHALTIQLAAEFGKDNIRVNTVAPGTIRTPMHGENADQTAGLHLLNRVGEVEDIAEMVYTIARSNFISGAIINVDGGLGAGHHLN, encoded by the coding sequence ATGAAGAAGCAAACCATAATAGTTACCGGCGCCTCATCTGGTATCGGTAAAGAAATAGCCCGCCACTTTTTAGCAAAGGGCGACAATGTAATCATCAATTCATCAACAGCCACTAAGCTGGAGCAGGTTTACCAGGAATTGGGCGGTGGTGAAAATCTGGCCATGGTGGCCGGCGATGTAAGTGATAAAAGAACCGGTGAACAGCTTTTAGCAACTGCCATTGAAAGATTTGGTTCGGCCGATGTACTGGTAAACAATGCCGGTATTTTTGAAACCAAACCCTTCCTTGAAGTGGATGAAGCCTATCTTGACCGCTTTTTGAATACAAACCTTAAAGGAACTTACTTTACAACCCAGGCCATTATTCCGCAAATGCGGGAACAGCATGATGGCGTAGTTATCAATATTGGTACACCCCTGGTTAACCACAGCCTTGGCGGGGTACCCATTACAGCACAAATGGCATCAAAAGGCGCAATACATGCACTTACTATCCAACTGGCGGCCGAGTTTGGTAAAGATAACATTAGGGTAAATACAGTTGCGCCCGGCACAATCCGTACCCCGATGCACGGCGAAAATGCCGACCAAACTGCAGGTTTACATTTGCTAAACCGCGTTGGCGAAGTGGAAGACATTGCCGAAATGGTTTACACGATTGCCAGGAGCAACTTTATTAGCGGTGCCATTATCAACGTAGATGGTGGCTTGGGAGCCGGGCACCATCTTAATTAA
- a CDS encoding tautomerase family protein, translating into MPYVKIEVTREGVTREQKQRLIKGVTDLLSDVLNKDPQLTFVVIQEYDLDDWGHNGEQVSVLREKGITADRK; encoded by the coding sequence ATGCCATACGTAAAAATTGAAGTAACCCGCGAAGGAGTTACAAGAGAACAAAAACAGAGACTGATTAAAGGCGTTACCGACCTGTTGAGTGATGTGTTGAATAAAGACCCGCAACTAACCTTCGTGGTGATCCAGGAATATGATTTGGACGACTGGGGACATAATGGAGAACAGGTATCTGTGTTAAGAGAAAAAGGTATTACCGCTGATAGAAAATAA
- a CDS encoding YceI family protein, whose amino-acid sequence METQKFEIVSTQSNIDWVGRKVTGAHNGTIAVKEGEFILNDGKLAGGKFTIDTTSIKILDVTDPATNAQFAGHLASDDFFSIEKYPEATLHITSVSGNHVEGDLTIKGITHPVGFDAAVSVNNGQLTATGRLVIDRTKYAMKFRSGNFFKDLGDTLIYNDFELNVTVTAKAA is encoded by the coding sequence ATGGAAACTCAAAAATTTGAAATCGTAAGCACTCAAAGCAATATTGATTGGGTGGGCCGTAAGGTAACCGGGGCACACAATGGTACCATAGCCGTTAAAGAAGGTGAATTTATTTTAAACGACGGCAAACTTGCCGGAGGTAAATTCACTATCGATACCACATCTATCAAAATATTGGATGTAACCGACCCTGCAACAAATGCGCAGTTTGCAGGCCACCTTGCTTCTGATGATTTTTTTTCAATTGAAAAATATCCCGAAGCAACTTTGCATATCACTTCAGTTTCAGGCAACCATGTTGAGGGCGACCTGACCATTAAAGGCATCACCCATCCTGTTGGTTTTGATGCCGCTGTCAGTGTTAACAATGGTCAGCTTACTGCAACAGGCAGGTTGGTAATTGATCGTACTAAATATGCAATGAAATTCCGTTCAGGTAATTTCTTCAAAGACCTGGGCGACACCTTGATTTATAATGATTTTGAACTGAATGTAACTGTAACCGCAAAAGCTGCCTGA
- a CDS encoding Crp/Fnr family transcriptional regulator has product MEAKEILKAHVAKIATLTDEQFDYFFSHFKQQRFQKGQALITEGDKVDCEYFVLSGCLKSFFINDDLKMFILQFAMPTWWASDYNALYNNTKATINVDCITDTEVLSLSNDDREKLCNELHNAEHFFRWRTNKGYVAAQKRLLSFMNNNVKYRYEELLKLYPELYNIVPKNLIAAYLGVSRETLSRLYNT; this is encoded by the coding sequence ATGGAAGCCAAAGAAATATTAAAAGCTCACGTAGCTAAAATAGCCACGTTGACCGACGAGCAGTTCGACTATTTCTTTTCGCATTTTAAACAACAGCGTTTTCAAAAAGGACAGGCACTTATTACCGAAGGTGATAAGGTAGATTGCGAATATTTTGTGCTCTCCGGTTGTTTAAAATCCTTCTTTATCAACGATGATCTCAAAATGTTTATCCTGCAATTTGCCATGCCCACCTGGTGGGCATCAGATTATAACGCGTTATATAATAATACAAAGGCCACCATCAATGTAGATTGTATTACCGATACGGAGGTGCTTTCCCTAAGCAATGATGATAGGGAGAAGTTATGCAATGAACTCCACAATGCCGAACATTTTTTTAGATGGAGAACTAATAAAGGATATGTAGCTGCCCAAAAAAGGCTCTTATCTTTCATGAATAACAATGTGAAATACAGGTATGAAGAACTTTTGAAGCTTTATCCTGAGCTTTATAATATTGTCCCTAAAAACCTGATTGCAGCATACTTAGGCGTCTCGAGAGAAACCCTTAGCCGGCTTTATAACACCTGA
- a CDS encoding GH35 family beta-galactosidase: MKSVVLAFIWCCLMAFETNAQNSSPAMPQIKYWGDNAELLVNGKPLLMTGGELGNSSASSTAYMEPIWPKLKKMHLNTLIAPVYWELMEPKEGTFDFMLVDYLIKSAREHQIKLVLLWFGTWKNSMSCYAPAWVKTDQKRFPRVQSSEGRSEEIITPFSENALKADCKAFTALMQHLKQTDSRQHTVVMIQVENEIGMLPSARDHSKPADAAFSDAVPEKLINYLTLHRDKLVPEIQKAWEGNGYKKAGDWETVFGKSAATDEMFIAWYFASYANEVARAGKAVYPLPMYVNAALNAPGKQPGQYPSGGPLPHLIDIWKSAAPAVDLLSPDFYNPNFKYWNDRYTRPDNALLIPEHRFEEGVDAKAFYAIGHYKALGFSPFSIESGKKPETESLGKCYDIINQLSGELSKAKKQGLMEGVLLSKAADTVKLEMGDYILTVAHDLTLGWSPNARETTWPLTGGIIIALSKDEFYVGGTGLVISFKPKNQAQRAGIKSVDEGTFVNGKWQAGRRLNGDEDHQGRHLRIPTGEYGIQRIKLYSYE, encoded by the coding sequence ATGAAATCAGTTGTTTTAGCATTTATTTGGTGTTGCTTGATGGCGTTTGAAACCAATGCGCAAAACAGCAGCCCTGCAATGCCGCAAATTAAATATTGGGGTGATAATGCCGAATTGCTGGTGAATGGTAAGCCCTTATTGATGACAGGCGGAGAATTAGGAAACTCAAGCGCTTCAAGTACAGCGTACATGGAACCTATTTGGCCCAAACTCAAAAAAATGCACCTGAATACCTTGATAGCCCCGGTATATTGGGAATTAATGGAGCCAAAGGAAGGTACATTTGATTTTATGCTGGTTGATTACCTGATAAAGAGCGCCAGGGAACATCAAATTAAACTGGTATTACTTTGGTTTGGCACCTGGAAAAACAGTATGAGTTGTTACGCACCCGCATGGGTTAAAACAGATCAAAAACGGTTTCCGCGTGTGCAAAGCAGCGAAGGCCGATCTGAGGAAATCATTACGCCGTTTTCTGAAAATGCATTGAAAGCCGATTGTAAAGCTTTTACCGCGCTTATGCAGCACTTAAAACAAACAGATAGCCGGCAACACACGGTAGTAATGATACAGGTAGAAAATGAAATAGGTATGCTGCCCAGTGCCCGCGATCATTCAAAGCCGGCCGATGCAGCTTTTAGCGATGCCGTTCCGGAAAAGCTAATCAATTATTTGACTTTGCATCGGGATAAACTGGTGCCCGAAATTCAAAAGGCCTGGGAGGGCAATGGCTATAAAAAAGCAGGTGATTGGGAGACTGTTTTTGGTAAAAGCGCGGCTACCGATGAAATGTTTATAGCCTGGTATTTTGCCAGCTATGCCAATGAAGTAGCCAGGGCGGGTAAAGCCGTTTATCCGCTGCCAATGTATGTAAACGCTGCCCTCAATGCGCCGGGCAAACAACCGGGGCAATACCCAAGCGGAGGGCCGTTACCGCATTTAATTGATATTTGGAAATCTGCCGCTCCGGCCGTTGACCTGCTTTCGCCCGATTTTTATAACCCTAATTTTAAGTATTGGAACGACCGTTATACCCGGCCGGACAACGCTTTGCTGATTCCCGAACACCGCTTTGAAGAAGGGGTGGATGCAAAAGCGTTTTATGCAATTGGCCACTACAAGGCCTTAGGTTTTTCTCCTTTTTCTATTGAATCCGGCAAAAAACCCGAAACAGAATCGTTGGGTAAATGCTATGATATTATTAACCAATTATCGGGCGAGCTTAGCAAAGCCAAAAAACAAGGTTTGATGGAAGGGGTATTGTTAAGTAAGGCTGCGGATACGGTTAAATTGGAAATGGGCGATTATATACTAACCGTTGCACACGATTTAACCTTGGGCTGGTCGCCAAACGCCAGAGAAACTACCTGGCCACTAACCGGTGGCATCATCATCGCTTTATCAAAAGATGAGTTTTACGTAGGCGGCACCGGGCTGGTAATAAGTTTTAAACCCAAAAATCAGGCGCAGCGGGCGGGGATAAAAAGTGTTGATGAGGGCACTTTTGTTAACGGTAAATGGCAGGCAGGCCGTCGTTTAAACGGTGATGAAGATCACCAGGGCCGGCACCTCAGGATCCCGACGGGCGAATATGGCATTCAGCGTATTAAGCTTTATAGTTATGAATAA
- a CDS encoding alpha/beta hydrolase → MKALKFISITLLLCCILCGYGFAQQARLVTIPNSNHLQMHSKLAGNNYDIYIHYPAGYDTAKRKFPVLYVVDGDNDFSPSLEYLGLLMAEYHIPEPILVAIGDGGLIGTPGNKRNRDFTPTKNPATPESGGAPAFLAFIEKELIPTIDVDLKTDTANRTLYGYSMGGLFATYTLFMQPSLFKNILIGSPALGYDNGSVFDIEKSYFAKHKSLPVNVFIEVGGLETPGQVVPNKQLVALLDERNYQKLVFKHIIIDNVTHLSGKPVTMLKALQWAYTGK, encoded by the coding sequence ATGAAAGCGCTCAAATTTATATCAATCACTTTGTTGTTGTGCTGTATCCTGTGCGGGTATGGCTTTGCACAGCAGGCAAGGCTGGTTACCATACCCAACTCCAATCATCTGCAGATGCACTCCAAGCTGGCGGGTAATAACTACGATATTTATATCCATTACCCGGCAGGTTATGATACTGCAAAGCGAAAATTCCCGGTATTGTATGTTGTTGACGGGGATAATGATTTTTCGCCTTCGCTGGAATATCTTGGACTTTTGATGGCGGAGTACCATATTCCCGAACCAATATTGGTAGCCATTGGCGATGGCGGTTTAATTGGTACGCCGGGTAATAAACGTAATCGCGATTTTACGCCGACAAAAAACCCTGCAACACCCGAAAGTGGCGGGGCACCTGCTTTTTTAGCTTTTATTGAAAAAGAGCTTATCCCCACTATTGATGTGGATTTAAAAACAGATACTGCTAACCGTACCTTGTATGGCTATTCTATGGGCGGCTTGTTTGCCACGTATACCTTGTTTATGCAGCCATCCCTGTTTAAAAACATTCTTATTGGCAGTCCGGCTTTAGGTTATGATAACGGCAGCGTTTTCGATATCGAAAAAAGCTATTTTGCCAAACATAAAAGCTTGCCTGTAAATGTTTTTATTGAGGTAGGCGGGCTTGAAACGCCGGGGCAGGTAGTGCCAAATAAGCAACTGGTTGCCTTACTTGATGAGCGTAATTACCAAAAGCTTGTTTTTAAGCACATCATTATTGACAATGTTACCCATTTATCGGGTAAGCCGGTTACAATGCTTAAGGCACTGCAGTGGGCATACACTGGCAAGTAA
- a CDS encoding glycoside hydrolase family 43 protein, which translates to MSKQFTTAKLITTLFIAAGMLSACDPPAKKTADADSSKADTGKKVKFLSQPLISTIYTADPSAHVFNGKIYIYPSHDINAGIPENDNGDHFAMKDYHILSMDSIGGKVTDNGVGFDIKDIPWAGRQLWAPDAAYKNGTYYLYFPVKDKKDVFHIGVATSASPVGPFKAEPEPIAGSYSIDPAVFTDTDGKTYMYFGGIWGGQLQRWSTGKYEADGSKTDSKQEDAPAISCRVALLKPDMKSFDGAVKDVVILDSLGKPLLTKDHDRRFFEGSWMHKYNGKYYFTYSTGDTHLLCYAIGDKPLGPFTYKGVFMKPVQGWTTHHSIIEIKGKWYIFYHDTQISGKTHLRNVKVTELQHNADGSIKLIDPFL; encoded by the coding sequence ATGAGCAAGCAATTTACCACCGCAAAATTAATTACTACGCTTTTTATAGCCGCAGGCATGTTAAGTGCATGCGACCCGCCCGCTAAAAAAACGGCCGATGCAGACAGCAGCAAAGCAGATACCGGCAAAAAGGTAAAATTCCTTTCGCAACCGCTTATCAGCACCATTTACACGGCCGATCCATCAGCACATGTGTTTAACGGTAAAATTTATATTTATCCATCACATGACATCAACGCAGGCATCCCCGAAAATGACAATGGCGATCATTTTGCCATGAAGGATTATCATATACTTTCGATGGATAGCATTGGCGGCAAGGTTACTGATAACGGCGTTGGGTTTGATATTAAAGATATTCCCTGGGCCGGCCGCCAGCTTTGGGCGCCGGATGCTGCTTATAAAAATGGCACCTATTATTTATACTTCCCGGTAAAGGATAAAAAAGACGTTTTCCATATCGGCGTAGCTACATCGGCCAGCCCGGTGGGGCCGTTTAAGGCAGAGCCCGAACCCATTGCCGGGAGCTACAGCATTGATCCGGCTGTATTTACCGATACCGATGGTAAAACCTATATGTATTTTGGCGGTATTTGGGGCGGGCAATTACAGCGCTGGTCGACCGGAAAATATGAGGCCGATGGTTCAAAAACAGATTCGAAGCAGGAAGATGCCCCGGCCATCAGCTGCCGTGTAGCCCTGTTAAAACCTGATATGAAAAGCTTTGATGGCGCGGTAAAGGATGTTGTTATTTTAGATAGCCTTGGCAAACCGTTATTAACTAAGGATCATGACCGCCGGTTTTTTGAAGGCTCATGGATGCACAAATACAACGGTAAATATTACTTTACCTACTCAACCGGCGATACACACCTACTTTGCTACGCAATAGGAGATAAACCGCTTGGACCATTTACCTACAAAGGCGTGTTTATGAAGCCTGTACAAGGGTGGACTACCCATCACTCCATTATCGAAATAAAAGGCAAATGGTATATATTTTACCATGATACCCAAATATCGGGCAAAACCCACCTGCGTAATGTAAAGGTGACGGAGCTACAGCATAATGCAGATGGTTCAATTAAACTCATTGATCCTTTTTTGTAA
- a CDS encoding alpha-glucuronidase family glycosyl hydrolase has product MAKYFVKKNMCLLIMLLLGMVNNACADEGYKLWLEYNKIADRPAAAVYKQQLKYMIFPAESDQLKAAKAELIKGLEGMLSMHPADTKSITGGQTIIIGTTQSLKGLAVIVPDSIGNQGYLIKTALINQKKCILITAKTDVGVLYGVFNFLKLLQTRQPINKLNIADRPRIMYRVLDHWDNLNRTVERGYAGSSIWNWHRLPGIIDQRYIDYARANASVGINGSVINNVNADALILSPQYLTKIQALANVFRVYGIKLYLSVKFSSPVELGHLKTADPLNDDVRKWWADKIDEIYRYIPDFGGFLVKANSEGQPGPQTYGRTHADGANMLADALAPHHGIVMWRAFVYDNNVPDDRSKQAYNEFKPFDGKFKDNVIIQVKNGPIDFQPREPFHPLFGAMPNTALMMEFQLTQEYLGFSTHLVYEAPLFAETLQSDTYTAGKGSTVSRILQGSFNKKLITGMAGVANIGTDLNWCGHPFAQANWYAFGRMAWNPDQSSSAIAGDWLKMTFTNDAGFVSSIKKVMLQSRENTVNYMTPLGLHHIMGVSTHYGPGPWVDNAGRPDWNATYYHKADSAGIGFNRTGTGSNALSQYAQPVQLHWENLQTCPDEYLLWFHHLSWTYKMRSGRSLWDELVYHYYMGADSVKQMGLIWDKMQGKIDVERFNQVQQLMKVQLTEATTWRDACVLYFQAFSKMPVGAGYPKPEHPLSYYKEMKFYYVPGIGGNNYMTN; this is encoded by the coding sequence ATGGCCAAATATTTTGTAAAAAAGAACATGTGTTTATTGATCATGCTTTTATTGGGTATGGTAAATAACGCATGTGCCGATGAGGGCTATAAACTTTGGCTTGAGTATAACAAAATAGCCGACCGGCCGGCTGCAGCGGTTTATAAACAGCAATTGAAGTATATGATTTTTCCGGCGGAATCTGATCAGCTAAAGGCAGCCAAAGCTGAACTGATAAAAGGGTTGGAGGGTATGTTATCGATGCATCCTGCCGATACTAAAAGCATAACAGGCGGGCAAACAATCATCATTGGTACAACGCAATCCTTAAAAGGACTGGCTGTTATCGTTCCGGACAGCATAGGCAACCAGGGATATCTTATAAAAACAGCGCTGATTAATCAAAAAAAATGTATCCTGATTACAGCCAAAACCGATGTGGGTGTGCTGTATGGTGTTTTTAATTTTTTAAAGCTGCTGCAAACCCGGCAGCCTATCAACAAACTTAATATAGCAGATCGCCCGCGTATAATGTACCGGGTACTTGATCATTGGGATAACCTGAACCGTACTGTAGAGCGTGGCTATGCAGGTTCATCTATCTGGAACTGGCATAGGCTGCCTGGTATTATAGACCAGCGGTATATTGATTATGCGCGTGCCAATGCCTCTGTAGGCATCAACGGCTCGGTTATCAACAATGTAAATGCCGACGCGCTAATACTCTCGCCTCAATATTTAACTAAAATTCAGGCGCTGGCCAATGTTTTCAGGGTATATGGCATTAAACTTTATCTATCGGTAAAATTCAGCAGCCCGGTAGAGTTAGGTCATCTGAAAACAGCCGATCCGCTAAATGACGATGTGAGAAAATGGTGGGCAGATAAGATCGACGAAATCTACCGTTACATTCCCGATTTTGGTGGTTTTTTAGTGAAGGCAAATTCCGAAGGTCAGCCTGGGCCCCAAACCTATGGCCGCACCCATGCCGATGGCGCCAACATGCTGGCCGATGCGCTGGCCCCGCACCATGGCATTGTGATGTGGAGGGCTTTTGTATACGATAATAATGTGCCCGACGACCGGTCGAAACAGGCATATAATGAATTTAAGCCCTTTGATGGGAAATTTAAAGATAATGTAATCATCCAGGTAAAAAACGGGCCGATTGATTTCCAGCCGAGGGAACCTTTCCATCCGCTGTTTGGCGCTATGCCCAATACCGCATTGATGATGGAATTCCAGCTAACGCAGGAGTACCTTGGCTTTTCGACACATTTGGTTTACGAAGCGCCGTTATTTGCCGAAACCCTGCAATCAGACACGTATACGGCTGGTAAGGGCTCAACCGTATCGCGTATCCTCCAGGGTAGTTTCAATAAAAAACTAATAACAGGTATGGCCGGCGTGGCCAATATTGGCACAGATTTAAACTGGTGCGGGCATCCCTTTGCCCAGGCCAACTGGTACGCCTTTGGGCGGATGGCCTGGAACCCCGATCAATCATCATCAGCTATTGCAGGCGATTGGCTAAAAATGACTTTTACCAATGATGCTGGCTTTGTATCATCCATAAAAAAAGTCATGCTGCAATCAAGGGAGAATACGGTTAATTATATGACACCATTGGGGCTGCATCATATCATGGGTGTATCTACCCATTATGGCCCCGGCCCATGGGTTGATAACGCAGGCCGGCCCGATTGGAATGCTACTTATTACCACAAGGCCGATTCGGCCGGCATTGGGTTTAACCGTACCGGCACAGGCAGCAATGCGCTATCACAATATGCACAGCCGGTACAATTGCATTGGGAAAACCTGCAAACCTGCCCCGATGAATACCTTTTATGGTTCCACCATTTAAGCTGGACCTATAAAATGCGTTCGGGCAGGTCATTATGGGACGAGTTGGTTTACCACTATTATATGGGTGCCGATTCAGTTAAGCAAATGGGTTTAATATGGGATAAAATGCAGGGCAAAATAGATGTGGAACGTTTTAACCAGGTACAGCAGCTGATGAAAGTTCAGCTAACGGAAGCCACTACCTGGCGCGATGCCTGCGTTTTATATTTTCAAGCCTTTTCAAAAATGCCTGTCGGGGCCGGATATCCTAAGCCGGAGCATCCGCTATCGTACTATAAAGAGATGAAGTTTTACTACGTGCCGGGTATCGGGGGCAACAATTACATGACCAATTAA